One genomic region from Enterobacter hormaechei ATCC 49162 encodes:
- the paaY gene encoding phenylacetic acid degradation protein PaaY, with translation MPVYQIDGLTPVVPEESYVHPTAVLIGDVILGKGVYVGPNASLRGDFGRIVVKDGANIQDNCVMHGFPEQDTVVEEDGHIGHSAILHGCIIRRNALVGMNAVVMDGATIGENSIVGAAAFVKAKAEMPANHLILGSPAKAIRELSAQEIEWKKQGTREYQVLVDRCKQTLHQVEPLREEEPGRKRLVFDENLRPKSAGRDK, from the coding sequence ATGCCTGTTTATCAAATTGATGGTCTGACCCCGGTCGTGCCTGAAGAGAGCTATGTTCACCCGACCGCGGTGCTGATTGGCGACGTGATCCTCGGTAAAGGGGTTTACGTCGGCCCCAACGCCAGCCTGCGCGGTGATTTTGGCCGGATCGTGGTGAAAGACGGCGCGAACATTCAGGATAACTGCGTGATGCACGGTTTTCCGGAGCAGGACACGGTGGTGGAAGAGGACGGGCATATCGGCCACAGCGCGATCCTCCACGGCTGCATTATTCGCCGTAATGCGCTGGTGGGGATGAATGCGGTGGTAATGGATGGGGCGACGATCGGCGAAAACAGCATTGTCGGAGCGGCGGCGTTTGTGAAGGCCAAAGCGGAGATGCCTGCGAATCACTTAATTCTGGGCAGTCCGGCGAAAGCGATTCGTGAACTGAGTGCGCAGGAAATCGAGTGGAAAAAGCAGGGCACGCGGGAGTATCAGGTGCTGGTGGATCGCTGTAAGCAGACGCTGCATCAGGTGGAGCCGCTGCGGGAAGAAGAGCCAGGACGCAAACGGCTGGTCTTCGATGAGAATTTACGGCCAAAGTCGGCTGGCCGGGATAAATAA
- the paaX gene encoding phenylacetic acid degradation operon negative regulatory protein PaaX produces the protein MNHMNKLDAFIQHAVSSVPVSGTSLISSLYGDALSHRGGEIWLGSLAALLEGMGFGERFVRTALFRLNKEGWLDVSRIGRRSFYRLSDKGLRLTRRAENKIYRAELPAWDGKWLLLLSEGLDKTTLADVKKQLIWQGFGTLAPSLMASPSQNLADVQSLLHDAGVAENVIFFEAHSPLALSRVALRSRVEECWQLTEQNAMYETFINSFRPLLPLLKEASPEDLTPERCFQIQLLLIHFYRRVVLKDPLLPEELLPAHWAGQNARQLCINIYQRVAAGALAFVSEKGETSVGELPAPGTLYHQRFGGLNIT, from the coding sequence ATGAATCACATGAACAAACTTGACGCCTTCATCCAGCACGCAGTCAGCTCTGTCCCCGTCAGCGGAACATCACTTATCTCCTCGCTGTATGGCGACGCGCTTTCCCATCGCGGCGGCGAGATCTGGCTTGGCAGCCTGGCGGCCCTGCTGGAAGGAATGGGATTCGGCGAACGCTTTGTGCGCACCGCGCTGTTTCGCCTCAACAAAGAGGGCTGGCTGGACGTGTCCCGCATTGGCCGCCGCAGCTTTTACCGCCTCAGCGATAAGGGGCTGCGTTTGACCCGCCGCGCGGAAAATAAAATCTACCGGGCGGAACTGCCTGCGTGGGATGGTAAATGGCTACTGCTGCTCTCCGAAGGGCTGGATAAAACCACGCTCGCGGATGTGAAAAAACAGCTCATCTGGCAAGGCTTCGGCACGCTGGCCCCGAGCCTGATGGCTTCGCCGTCGCAAAACCTGGCGGACGTGCAGTCTCTGCTGCATGACGCGGGCGTGGCGGAAAACGTCATCTTTTTTGAGGCCCATTCGCCGCTGGCCTTGTCACGCGTGGCGTTGCGATCCCGCGTGGAAGAGTGCTGGCAGCTCACGGAACAAAACGCGATGTACGAAACGTTTATCAACTCGTTCCGTCCGCTGCTGCCGCTGCTGAAAGAGGCGTCGCCCGAGGATTTGACCCCGGAACGCTGCTTCCAGATCCAGCTGTTACTCATTCACTTTTATCGTCGCGTGGTGCTGAAAGATCCGCTGTTGCCGGAGGAGTTACTCCCGGCGCACTGGGCGGGGCAGAACGCGCGACAGTTGTGCATAAATATCTACCAGCGCGTGGCGGCGGGTGCCCTTGCGTTTGTCAGCGAGAAGGGAGAAACCTCCGTGGGCGAACTGCCCGCTCCCGGCACGCTTTACCACCAGCGCTTTGGTGGTCTGAATATCACATGA
- the paaK gene encoding phenylacetate--CoA ligase PaaK gives MINTTKLDPIETASMDELQALQTARLKWTLNHAYHNVPMYKRKFDAAGVHPDDFNELADLQKFPCTTKQDLRDNYPFDTFAVPMEQVVRIHASSGTTGKPTVVGYTQNDIDNWANIVARSLRAAGGSAKDKIHVAYGYGLFTGGLGAHYGAERLGATVIPMSGGQTEKQAQLIRDFQPDMIMVTPSYCLNLIEELERQMGGDASACSLRVGVFGAEPWTQAMRREIEKRLGITALDIYGLSEVMGPGVAMECLETADGPTIWEDHFYPEIVNPNDGTPLADGEQGELLFTTLTKEALPVIRYRTRDLTRLLPGTARTMRRMDRISGRSDDMLIIRGVNVFPSQLEEEIVKFEHLSPHYQLEVNRRGHLDSLSVKVELKQSSLTLTHEQRCQVCHQLRHRIKSMVGISTDVMIVNCGSIPRSEGKACRVFDLRKVAANG, from the coding sequence ATGATAAATACAACAAAGCTTGATCCGATCGAAACCGCGTCCATGGATGAGTTGCAGGCGTTGCAGACCGCGCGCCTGAAATGGACGCTGAACCACGCCTACCACAACGTTCCGATGTACAAACGCAAGTTTGATGCTGCGGGCGTTCACCCTGACGATTTTAACGAGCTGGCGGACCTGCAAAAATTCCCGTGCACCACCAAACAGGATCTGCGGGACAACTACCCGTTCGATACCTTTGCGGTGCCGATGGAGCAGGTGGTGCGTATCCACGCCTCGTCGGGCACCACCGGAAAGCCGACCGTGGTGGGGTATACCCAGAATGATATCGACAACTGGGCCAATATCGTCGCCCGTTCCCTGCGCGCCGCCGGGGGCAGCGCGAAGGATAAAATTCACGTCGCCTACGGTTACGGGTTGTTCACCGGCGGGCTGGGGGCGCACTACGGTGCTGAGCGTCTGGGGGCGACGGTGATCCCCATGTCCGGCGGCCAGACGGAGAAGCAGGCGCAGCTGATCCGCGATTTCCAGCCGGATATGATCATGGTGACGCCGTCTTACTGCCTGAACCTGATTGAAGAGCTGGAGCGGCAGATGGGCGGCGATGCCAGCGCCTGTTCCCTTCGCGTCGGCGTGTTTGGCGCCGAGCCGTGGACGCAGGCGATGCGCCGCGAAATTGAAAAACGGCTGGGCATTACCGCGCTGGATATTTATGGCCTCTCGGAGGTGATGGGGCCGGGCGTGGCGATGGAGTGTCTTGAAACCGCGGACGGCCCGACCATCTGGGAAGATCACTTCTACCCGGAGATCGTCAACCCGAATGACGGCACGCCGCTGGCCGACGGCGAGCAGGGCGAACTGCTGTTCACCACGCTGACCAAAGAGGCGCTACCGGTGATCCGCTACCGCACCCGCGACCTGACGCGCCTGCTGCCGGGCACCGCACGTACCATGCGCCGGATGGATCGCATCAGCGGGCGCAGCGACGACATGCTCATCATTCGCGGCGTTAACGTCTTCCCGTCACAGCTGGAGGAGGAGATCGTCAAGTTCGAACACCTTTCGCCGCACTATCAGCTGGAGGTGAACCGCCGTGGGCATCTTGATTCACTTTCGGTGAAGGTCGAGCTGAAACAGAGCAGCTTAACGCTGACGCATGAGCAGCGCTGTCAGGTCTGCCACCAGTTGCGTCATCGGATCAAATCGATGGTGGGGATCTCAACCGACGTGATGATCGTTAACTGCGGCAGTATTCCACGCTCCGAGGGCAAAGCCTGCCGGGTATTTGATTTACGTAAGGTTGCGGCTAACGGTTAA
- the pcaF gene encoding 3-oxoadipyl-CoA thiolase gives MRDAFICEGVRTPIGRYGGGLSSVRADDLGAVPLRALLARYPQLDLERIDDVIFGCANQAGEDNRNVARMSALLAGLPQTVSGTTINRLCGSGLDALGFAARAIKAGDGDLLIAGGVESMSRAPFVMGKATAAFQRQAEIFDTTIGWRFVNPLMHQQYGTDSMPETAENVAELLNISRADQDAFALRSQQRTARAQQNGVLAQEIIPVQVAGKKGAVTEVSVDEHPRAETTLEQLAALKTPFRKNGVVTAGNASGVNDGAAALIIASEPMALAQGLTPRTRIVAMATAGVEPRLMGLGPVPATRKVLERAGLSITDMDVIELNEAFSAQALGVLRQLGVPDDAEHVNPNGGAIALGHPLGMSGARLALAASNELHRRGGRYALCTMCIGVGQGIAMILERV, from the coding sequence ATGCGTGACGCATTTATTTGTGAGGGTGTGCGTACGCCGATCGGTCGTTACGGCGGCGGGTTGTCCAGCGTACGTGCCGATGACCTGGGGGCCGTGCCGCTGCGCGCGCTGCTGGCGCGTTATCCGCAGCTCGATCTGGAGCGCATAGATGACGTGATCTTCGGCTGCGCGAATCAGGCCGGGGAGGATAACCGCAACGTGGCGCGCATGTCGGCGTTGCTGGCCGGGCTGCCGCAGACGGTTTCCGGCACCACCATTAACCGCCTGTGTGGCTCGGGTCTGGATGCCCTTGGCTTTGCGGCGCGCGCCATTAAGGCCGGGGATGGCGATCTGCTGATTGCCGGTGGCGTCGAATCCATGTCCCGTGCGCCGTTCGTGATGGGCAAAGCCACCGCTGCGTTTCAGCGTCAGGCGGAGATCTTCGACACCACTATCGGCTGGCGATTTGTGAATCCGCTCATGCATCAGCAATACGGAACTGACAGCATGCCGGAAACGGCAGAGAATGTAGCGGAATTGTTAAATATCAGCCGTGCCGATCAGGACGCATTTGCCCTGCGCAGCCAGCAGCGTACCGCGCGGGCGCAGCAGAATGGCGTACTGGCGCAGGAGATCATCCCGGTGCAGGTAGCCGGGAAAAAAGGGGCGGTAACGGAAGTGAGCGTGGATGAGCATCCGCGCGCCGAAACCACCCTGGAACAGCTTGCCGCGCTGAAAACCCCGTTCCGCAAGAACGGTGTGGTGACGGCGGGGAATGCCTCCGGCGTGAACGACGGGGCGGCAGCGCTGATTATCGCCAGCGAGCCGATGGCGCTTGCCCAGGGGTTAACCCCGCGCACCCGCATAGTGGCCATGGCGACCGCGGGCGTCGAACCGCGCCTGATGGGATTAGGCCCGGTGCCCGCCACCCGCAAGGTGCTGGAGCGTGCCGGACTCAGTATTACCGATATGGACGTCATTGAGCTTAACGAAGCCTTTTCCGCACAGGCGCTGGGCGTGCTGCGTCAGCTGGGCGTGCCGGATGACGCGGAGCATGTCAACCCGAACGGCGGGGCAATCGCGTTAGGCCACCCGCTGGGAATGAGCGGAGCCAGACTGGCGCTGGCCGCAAGCAATGAATTGCACCGACGCGGCGGGCGCTACGCGCTGTGTACGATGTGCATCGGTGTGGGTCAGGGCATTGCCATGATCCTTGAGCGTGTTTGA
- the paaI gene encoding hydroxyphenylacetyl-CoA thioesterase PaaI: protein MSHNAWHNARAMYERDACAQAMGMDIIDMGEGYAVVTMTITPQMLNGHKTCHGGQLFSLADTAFAYACNSQGLAAVASGCAIDFLRPGFAGDKLTATARVKHQGKLTGVYDIEIQNQHQKAVALFRGKSHRTGGSVTGEA from the coding sequence ATGAGTCATAACGCCTGGCATAACGCCCGCGCGATGTACGAACGGGACGCCTGCGCGCAGGCGATGGGGATGGACATTATCGACATGGGCGAGGGCTACGCGGTAGTGACCATGACCATCACCCCGCAGATGCTCAACGGCCATAAAACCTGCCACGGTGGACAGCTGTTCTCGCTGGCCGATACCGCCTTTGCCTACGCCTGCAACAGTCAGGGGCTGGCGGCGGTGGCCTCCGGCTGCGCCATCGACTTTCTGCGTCCGGGCTTTGCCGGAGATAAGCTCACCGCCACCGCGCGGGTTAAGCATCAGGGCAAACTGACCGGCGTCTACGACATTGAAATTCAGAACCAACACCAGAAAGCCGTCGCGCTGTTTCGCGGGAAATCGCACCGCACCGGCGGCAGTGTGACAGGAGAAGCCTGA
- the paaH gene encoding 3-hydroxyacyl-CoA dehydrogenase PaaH, translating into MVNIDTVAVIGSGTMGAGIAEVAASHGHPVLVYDIDAAAISRAIDGIRQRLSSRVARGKLSADAGEQILARLTPVTNINALAKADLVIEAASERLEVKKALFKQLAEVCPPQTLLASNTSSISVTAIAAEISHPERVAGLHFFNPAPVMKLVEVVSGLATSSEVADALCELALRWGKQPVRCQSTPGFIVNRVARPFYSEAWRALEEQVATPEAIDAALREGGGFPMGPLELTDMIGQDVNFAVTCSVFNAFWQERRFLPSLVQQELVLAGRLGKKCGQGVYRWQEEKPAVSWLAPVSDSFSPMRAQRRSDGVTEIDDLLLIETQGETAQSLALRHGCPVVVVDRIERDVAVIAAAPGNPHSATQKAIYWLQHQQKRVLQIADYPGLLIWRTVAMIANEALDTLQKGVASEQDIDTAMRLGVNYPCGPIAWGERLGWQRLLTLLENLQRHYGEERYRPCSLLRQRALLESSYES; encoded by the coding sequence ATGGTGAATATCGATACGGTGGCCGTCATTGGCAGCGGCACCATGGGCGCCGGGATTGCCGAAGTGGCGGCCAGCCACGGTCATCCGGTTCTGGTGTATGACATTGACGCAGCGGCGATTTCCCGCGCCATCGACGGCATTCGCCAGCGGCTGTCCTCTCGCGTTGCGCGCGGGAAACTCTCTGCCGACGCCGGGGAACAGATCCTGGCCCGCCTGACGCCAGTGACGAATATCAATGCCCTGGCGAAAGCCGATCTGGTGATCGAGGCGGCCTCCGAGCGGCTTGAGGTGAAAAAGGCGCTGTTTAAACAGCTGGCAGAGGTCTGCCCGCCGCAGACGCTGCTTGCCAGTAACACCTCGTCTATTTCCGTCACCGCGATTGCGGCGGAGATAAGCCACCCTGAACGCGTCGCCGGGCTGCACTTCTTTAACCCCGCTCCGGTGATGAAGCTGGTGGAGGTGGTCAGCGGGCTGGCGACTTCTTCCGAAGTGGCCGATGCGCTGTGCGAGCTGGCACTGCGCTGGGGAAAGCAGCCGGTGCGCTGCCAGTCCACGCCGGGGTTTATTGTCAACCGCGTGGCGCGTCCGTTCTATTCGGAAGCCTGGCGCGCGCTGGAGGAGCAGGTGGCCACGCCCGAGGCGATCGACGCCGCCCTCCGTGAAGGCGGCGGTTTCCCGATGGGGCCGCTTGAGCTGACGGACATGATTGGTCAGGACGTCAACTTTGCCGTGACCTGCTCCGTATTTAATGCCTTCTGGCAGGAGCGTCGTTTTCTGCCGTCGCTGGTGCAGCAGGAGCTGGTGCTGGCGGGGCGTCTGGGCAAGAAATGCGGGCAGGGCGTATACCGCTGGCAGGAGGAGAAACCCGCCGTCAGCTGGCTCGCCCCGGTCAGCGACAGCTTCAGCCCGATGCGCGCACAGCGGAGAAGTGACGGTGTCACGGAAATTGATGATCTGTTGCTGATTGAAACGCAGGGTGAAACCGCACAGTCACTGGCGCTGCGCCACGGCTGCCCGGTGGTGGTGGTCGACCGCATCGAGCGGGATGTGGCCGTGATTGCCGCCGCGCCCGGCAACCCGCACTCCGCCACGCAGAAAGCCATTTACTGGTTGCAGCACCAGCAAAAACGGGTGCTTCAGATTGCCGATTACCCCGGCCTGCTGATCTGGCGCACGGTGGCGATGATTGCCAACGAAGCGCTGGATACCCTGCAAAAAGGGGTCGCCAGCGAGCAAGACATCGATACCGCCATGCGCTTAGGGGTGAACTATCCCTGTGGCCCCATCGCCTGGGGCGAGCGTCTGGGCTGGCAGCGTCTGTTAACCCTGCTGGAGAACCTGCAACGTCACTACGGCGAGGAACGCTATCGCCCCTGTTCACTGCTGCGCCAGCGTGCGCTTCTGGAGAGTAGTTATGAGTCATAA
- the paaG gene encoding 2-(1,2-epoxy-1,2-dihydrophenyl)acetyl-CoA isomerase PaaG — protein MVESILSHVEQGVMTITLNRPERLNSFNDVMHQLLSDCLKQAERDDTIRCLLITGAGRGFCAGQDLNDRNVDPNGPAPDLGMSVETFYNPLVRRLARLPKPVICAVNGVAAGAGATLALGCDMVIAARSASFVMAFSKLGLVPDCGGTWLLPRVTGRARAMGLALLGDKLSAEQAQAWGMIWQVVDDEELSATAQQLALHFASQPTFGLGLIKQAINAAETNTLDAQLDLERDYQRLAGRSDDYREGVSAFLAKRAPNFTGK, from the coding sequence ATTGTGGAATCTATTCTGAGCCATGTTGAGCAGGGCGTAATGACCATTACACTGAACCGCCCGGAGCGCCTGAACAGCTTTAACGACGTCATGCACCAGCTGCTTTCCGACTGCCTGAAGCAGGCCGAGCGCGATGACACCATCCGCTGTCTGCTGATCACCGGGGCCGGACGCGGTTTCTGTGCCGGGCAGGATCTCAACGACCGTAACGTGGATCCGAACGGTCCCGCGCCGGATCTGGGCATGTCCGTAGAAACGTTTTACAACCCGCTGGTGCGCCGCTTAGCCCGGCTGCCGAAGCCGGTGATTTGCGCCGTAAACGGCGTGGCGGCGGGGGCGGGGGCCACGCTTGCGCTCGGCTGCGACATGGTGATCGCGGCCCGTTCAGCCAGTTTTGTGATGGCCTTCAGCAAGCTCGGGCTGGTGCCGGACTGCGGCGGAACCTGGCTGCTGCCGCGCGTGACCGGACGCGCCCGCGCCATGGGGCTGGCATTGCTGGGCGATAAGCTCAGCGCTGAACAGGCGCAGGCCTGGGGGATGATCTGGCAGGTGGTGGACGACGAAGAACTTTCCGCCACCGCACAGCAGTTGGCGCTGCATTTTGCCTCGCAGCCGACCTTTGGCCTGGGCTTGATTAAGCAGGCGATCAATGCCGCCGAAACGAACACCCTCGACGCCCAGCTTGATCTGGAGCGCGACTATCAACGTCTGGCCGGACGCAGCGACGACTACCGGGAAGGCGTCAGCGCGTTCCTGGCAAAACGCGCGCCGAACTTTACGGGGAAATAA
- the paaF gene encoding 2,3-dehydroadipyl-CoA hydratase PaaF → MSELIVTRHGRVLQLTLNRPAARNALNNALLTQIAEQLETAAADAEIAVCVIYGNERCFAAGADLNEMAEKDLPATLNDIRPQLWARINAFTKPLIAAVNGFALGAGCELALLCDVVIAGDNARFGLPEITLGIMPGAGGTQRLIRSVGKSLASKMVLTGESITAVEAHSAGLVSDVFPASLTLEYALKQATLMARHSPLALQAAKQALRQSQEVPLQAGLAQERQLFTLLAATDDRREGINAFLQKRTPDFKGR, encoded by the coding sequence ATGAGCGAACTGATTGTCACCCGTCATGGCCGCGTGTTGCAGCTGACGCTTAACCGTCCGGCGGCGCGCAACGCGCTCAACAATGCGCTGCTCACGCAAATCGCGGAGCAGCTAGAGACCGCCGCCGCGGATGCAGAGATCGCCGTCTGCGTAATTTACGGCAACGAACGCTGCTTTGCCGCCGGGGCCGATCTCAATGAAATGGCGGAGAAAGACCTGCCCGCCACCCTGAACGATATCCGCCCGCAGCTGTGGGCGCGGATTAACGCCTTCACTAAACCGCTGATCGCCGCGGTGAACGGCTTCGCGCTGGGAGCAGGCTGCGAGCTGGCGCTGCTCTGCGATGTGGTGATAGCCGGGGATAACGCCCGTTTTGGCCTGCCGGAAATCACCCTCGGGATCATGCCGGGCGCAGGTGGCACCCAGCGGCTGATCCGCAGCGTGGGCAAATCGCTGGCCAGCAAAATGGTGCTGACGGGCGAAAGCATCACGGCGGTTGAGGCGCACAGCGCCGGGCTGGTCAGCGACGTCTTCCCGGCCTCACTGACCCTGGAATACGCCCTTAAACAGGCGACGCTGATGGCGCGCCACTCGCCGCTGGCGCTACAGGCGGCGAAGCAGGCGCTACGCCAGTCGCAGGAAGTGCCGCTTCAGGCCGGGCTGGCGCAGGAGCGTCAGCTGTTTACGCTGCTGGCAGCCACCGACGATCGCCGGGAAGGGATCAACGCCTTTTTACAAAAACGCACCCCAGACTTTAAAGGACGCTAA
- the paaE gene encoding 1,2-phenylacetyl-CoA epoxidase subunit PaaE, translating to MTTFHSLTVAKVEPETRDAVTITFAVPQALQEAYRFRPGQHLTLKASPGGDELRRCYSICRSTAPGEISVAVKAIEGGRFSRYARDEIKPGMALEVMVPQGQFGYQPQAEREGHYLAIAAGSGITPMLAILSATLATETHSHFTLIYGNRSSQSMMFRRALADLKDKYPQRLQLIAIFSQETLDSDLLHGRIDGEKLQALAKRLVNFRQYDEAFICGPSAMMDEAEAALKALGMPEKAIHLERFNTPGTAVKRTVSVQADGQKVTVRQDGRDREITLTADDESILDAALRQGADLPYACKGGVCATCKCKVLRGKVDMATNYSLEPDELAAGYVLSCQALPLTADVIVDFDAKGMA from the coding sequence ATGACAACGTTTCATTCATTAACAGTGGCAAAAGTGGAACCCGAAACCCGCGACGCGGTGACCATTACCTTTGCGGTGCCGCAGGCGTTGCAGGAGGCGTACCGCTTCCGTCCCGGTCAGCATCTGACCCTGAAAGCCAGCCCTGGCGGGGATGAACTGCGTCGCTGCTACTCCATCTGCCGGAGCACCGCCCCTGGGGAGATCAGCGTGGCGGTCAAAGCCATCGAAGGCGGGCGTTTTTCCCGCTATGCCCGGGATGAGATCAAACCGGGCATGGCGCTGGAGGTGATGGTACCCCAGGGGCAGTTTGGCTACCAGCCGCAGGCCGAACGCGAAGGCCACTATCTGGCGATTGCCGCCGGGTCCGGGATCACCCCGATGCTGGCGATTTTGTCCGCTACGCTGGCCACTGAAACCCACAGCCACTTCACCCTGATTTACGGCAACCGCAGCAGCCAGAGCATGATGTTCCGCCGGGCGCTGGCAGATCTGAAAGACAAATACCCGCAGCGTTTGCAGCTGATCGCCATCTTCAGCCAGGAGACGCTCGACAGCGATCTGCTCCATGGCCGCATTGACGGGGAAAAGCTCCAGGCGCTGGCAAAAAGGCTGGTGAATTTCCGCCAGTACGATGAAGCCTTCATCTGTGGCCCGTCGGCGATGATGGACGAGGCCGAGGCGGCGCTGAAAGCGCTGGGTATGCCGGAAAAAGCGATCCATCTTGAACGCTTTAATACGCCGGGCACCGCCGTTAAACGGACCGTCAGCGTGCAGGCCGACGGGCAGAAGGTCACCGTCCGCCAGGACGGACGCGACCGGGAAATCACCCTGACGGCGGATGACGAGAGCATTCTTGATGCTGCCCTGCGGCAGGGGGCGGATCTGCCTTACGCCTGCAAGGGCGGCGTATGCGCCACCTGCAAATGCAAAGTCCTGCGCGGAAAAGTCGATATGGCGACCAACTACAGCCTGGAGCCAGACGAACTGGCGGCAGGCTATGTGCTGAGCTGTCAGGCGCTGCCGTTAACCGCCGACGTTATCGTCGATTTTGATGCGAAGGGGATGGCATGA
- the paaD gene encoding 1,2-phenylacetyl-CoA epoxidase subunit PaaD, producing the protein MQRLVDIAPAQIPQIWALLSQIPDPEVPVLTITDLGMVRSVKAQGEGWVIGFTPTYSGCPATEHLLGAIRETLTGNGFAPVHIVLQLEPAWTTDWMTEDARRRLREYGISPPVGHSCHAHVPAEVSCPRCASTDTSLISEFGSTACKALYRCNTCREPFDYFKCI; encoded by the coding sequence ATGCAACGCCTCGTCGACATCGCGCCTGCACAAATCCCGCAGATCTGGGCGCTGTTAAGCCAGATCCCCGACCCGGAAGTGCCCGTGCTGACCATCACCGACTTAGGCATGGTGCGCAGCGTGAAGGCGCAGGGGGAAGGCTGGGTCATCGGCTTCACGCCAACCTACTCGGGCTGCCCGGCAACGGAGCATCTGCTGGGGGCGATCCGCGAAACCCTGACCGGGAACGGCTTTGCCCCGGTACATATTGTGTTGCAACTGGAACCCGCCTGGACCACCGACTGGATGACCGAGGATGCCCGCAGGCGCCTGCGCGAATATGGCATCAGCCCGCCTGTCGGCCATAGCTGCCACGCCCACGTTCCCGCGGAGGTGAGTTGTCCGCGCTGTGCGAGCACCGATACCTCGCTTATCAGTGAATTTGGATCCACGGCCTGCAAAGCGCTCTACCGCTGCAATACCTGCCGTGAGCCATTCGACTATTTCAAATGTATTTGA
- the paaC gene encoding 1,2-phenylacetyl-CoA epoxidase subunit PaaC produces MNNVSAYALRLGDNGLVLSQRLGAWCGHAPELEIDLALANIGLDLLGQARNFLTYAAEREGKGDEDALAYGRDERQFRNLLLVEQPNGSFADTIARQYLMDAWNVALYERLIHSRDSQLAAIAAKAIKEARYHLRFSRGWLVRLGDGTETSAQKMQQAVDNLWRFTAELFDADDVELALTEEGVAVDPRDLREPWEREVFAGLSEATLRVPEEVAYRTGGKKGLHTEHLGPMLAEMQYLQRVYPGQQW; encoded by the coding sequence ATGAACAACGTATCTGCTTATGCCCTGCGTCTGGGCGACAACGGTCTGGTGCTCTCACAGCGTCTGGGCGCCTGGTGCGGCCACGCGCCGGAGCTGGAAATTGACCTGGCGCTCGCCAATATCGGCCTTGATCTGCTCGGGCAGGCGCGCAATTTCCTGACCTACGCCGCTGAACGGGAGGGGAAGGGCGATGAAGACGCTCTGGCCTATGGCCGCGATGAGCGTCAGTTCCGCAATCTGCTGCTGGTGGAACAGCCAAACGGCAGCTTCGCCGACACCATCGCCCGTCAGTACCTGATGGATGCGTGGAACGTGGCGCTGTACGAACGGCTGATCCACAGCCGTGACAGTCAGCTTGCCGCCATTGCCGCCAAAGCGATTAAAGAGGCGCGCTACCACCTGCGTTTTAGCCGCGGCTGGCTGGTGCGTCTGGGGGACGGGACAGAAACTTCTGCCCAAAAAATGCAGCAGGCGGTGGATAACCTGTGGCGCTTTACGGCAGAGCTGTTCGACGCCGACGACGTCGAGCTGGCGCTGACAGAAGAGGGGGTGGCGGTTGATCCGCGCGACCTGCGGGAACCGTGGGAGCGCGAAGTGTTCGCCGGGCTGTCGGAAGCCACCCTCCGCGTGCCTGAAGAGGTGGCGTATCGCACGGGCGGCAAGAAGGGGCTGCATACCGAACATCTGGGGCCGATGCTGGCAGAGATGCAGTATCTCCAGCGCGTTTACCCCGGTCAGCAGTGGTAA
- the paaB gene encoding 1,2-phenylacetyl-CoA epoxidase subunit PaaB — MSNVYWPLYEVFVRSKQGLSHRHVGSLHAADDRMALENARDAYTRRSEGCSIWVVKASEIVASQPEESGEFFDPAESKVYRHPTFYTIPDGIEHM; from the coding sequence ATGAGCAATGTTTACTGGCCGCTATATGAAGTTTTTGTCCGTTCTAAGCAGGGGCTGTCGCACCGCCATGTGGGCAGCCTTCACGCTGCCGACGACCGCATGGCGCTGGAAAACGCGCGCGACGCCTATACCCGCCGCAGCGAAGGCTGTTCCATCTGGGTGGTGAAGGCGAGTGAAATTGTCGCTTCCCAGCCGGAAGAGAGCGGTGAGTTTTTCGATCCGGCGGAAAGCAAGGTTTACCGCCATCCGACCTTTTACACCATCCCTGATGGCATCGAGCATATGTGA